The proteins below come from a single Prolixibacter sp. NT017 genomic window:
- a CDS encoding GNAT family N-acetyltransferase — translation MKLESQRLQLLEINWNDLDDIHRLHSFPAVDEFNTIGIPKNRDETEELIRPAIEEQTDNPRKSYTWKIVLKDSGEFIGLAGFTLSLDKFRLGEIYYKLLPAHWGKGYATEVAKRLIKTGFDDFHLHKVEAGVATENVKSIHVLEKCGMVREGLRRKILPIRGKWIDNYHYAILEDDPLKA, via the coding sequence ATGAAACTCGAATCGCAACGATTGCAATTGCTGGAAATCAACTGGAATGATCTGGATGATATTCACCGGTTGCATTCTTTCCCTGCAGTTGATGAGTTCAACACCATCGGAATACCGAAGAACAGGGACGAAACAGAAGAGCTGATACGTCCCGCTATTGAGGAACAGACGGATAACCCGCGCAAATCATATACCTGGAAAATAGTGTTGAAAGACTCCGGCGAATTCATTGGACTGGCTGGTTTTACCCTGTCGTTGGATAAATTCCGACTGGGAGAGATATACTACAAGCTCCTTCCTGCTCACTGGGGAAAAGGTTATGCTACGGAAGTGGCGAAAAGATTGATAAAAACCGGATTCGATGATTTTCATTTACATAAAGTGGAAGCCGGTGTGGCCACCGAAAATGTTAAATCCATCCACGTACTGGAAAAGTGTGGGATGGTGCGCGAAGGTTTACGCCGCAAGATTCTGCCCATCCGGGGAAAATGGATAGACAATTATCACTATGCCATTCTGGAAGATGATCCGCTGAAGGCATAA